Proteins co-encoded in one Rhopalosiphum maidis isolate BTI-1 chromosome 2, ASM367621v3, whole genome shotgun sequence genomic window:
- the LOC113554841 gene encoding wee1-like protein kinase: protein MDLDGGVNKMECDDDSFFVQKMRRLSFDADRAIPALVIANAPSPPDSRRSFSPEIGVDSSTPFLKPRALHKVRLRGQSPSSDTSSESTRSNKFRLSVNPFTPTGIEILKNKHKKRLCPAKQNISFSSSEDHSSHDSNSSLSTPPDNKTSSPVDPSIRELMNEGEVTNVSIYDLQTSRFNEEFRMDDFIATGAFGEVYKCTNLLDGITYAIKKTKKTIYKSQEYFIRKEVYAHSVIGRHPNIVSYFTAWHERGHIYIQTEFCNDGTLERMIHESDHIFCDSALRRLLCHVCKGLAHIHSKKLAHLDIKAANILICRTDGALWFAEDLDDDETIDKDIVYKIGDFGHTICVEDVRTIEDGDCRYLPKELLRDDYSQLQKADVFSTALTVYEAATKKDLPKNGPEWHRLRDGEFSLPQTPVFSTGLEKMLKKMVDLNPNNRPNASTVVNLLLDRGMAAVKQQQDELEVWKLSSKFLAPCYSVETQTPSRTTIGQRRYEHSKLYRTRKERIKRLVGRKMSRSCSTPNV, encoded by the coding sequence ATGGACCTAGACGGTGGTGTCAACAAGATGGAGTGTGACGATGATTCGTTTTTCGTCCAGAAAATGAGAAGACTTAGTTTTGATGCTGATAGAGCGATCCCAGCATTAGTCATTGCCAATGCACCATCGCCTCCCGACAGTCGCCGGTCATTTTCACCTGAGATCGGTGTCGACTCTTCGACACCCTTCCTCAAACCACGGGCCCTGCACAAGGTGCGCCTCAGGGGCCAATCACCGTCAAGCGATACCAGCAGTGAATCTACGCGTTCTAACAAATTTCGATTGTCTGTCAATCCTTTCACTCCAACTGGCattgaaatactaaaaaacaaacataagaAAAGACTGTGTCCAGCTAAACAGAACATTAGTTTCTCTAGTTCTGAAGATCATTCAAGTCATGACAGCAATAGTAGTCTATCCACTCCGCCTGACAATAAAACGTCGTCTCCAGTAGATCCTTCTATCAGAGAACTTATGAATGAAGGCGAAGTGACAAATGTCAGTATATATGATTTGCAGACTTCTCGTTTCAACGAAGAGTTCAGAATGGATGATTTTATCGCTACTGGTGCATTTGGTGAAGTATACAAGTGTACAAATCTATTAGATGGAATCACATATGCTATTAAAAAGACAAAAAAGACAATTTACAAAAGCCAAGAATACTTTATCCGTAAAGAAGTTTATGCCCACTCGGTAATTGGACGTCATCCAAACATAGTTTCGTATTTTACAGCTTGGCATGAGAGAGgccatatttatattcaaacagAGTTTTGTAACGATGGTACCCTGGAACGAATGATTCATGAATCTGAccatatattttgtgatagtGCTTTAAGACGATTGTTGTGCCATGTATGTAAAGGTTTAGCTCATATTCATTCTAAAAAGCTTGCACATTTAGACATTAAAGCtgccaatatattaatatgtcgtACTGATGGTGCATTGTGGTTTGCTGAAGATCTAGATGATGATGAAACAATTGACAAAGATATTGTGTATAAGATTGGAGACTTTGGTCATACAATATGTGTTGAAGACGTCCGAACTATTGAAGATGGAGATTGTCGGTATTTACCTAAAGAACTATTACGTGATGATTATTCTCAATTACAGAAAGCTGATGTATTTTCAACTGCGCTTACTGTATATGAGGCTGCAACTAAAAAAGATTTACCCAAAAATGGACCAGAATGGCACCGTTTAAGAGATGGTGAATTTTCATTACCTCAAACTCCAGTTTTTAGTACTGGTCTTGAgaaaatgcttaaaaaaatgGTTGACTTGAATCCAAATAATAGACCAAATGCTTCTACAGTGGTTAATCTTTTGCTTGATAGAGGAATGGCAGCTGTAAAACAACAACAAGACGAATTGGAAGTATGGAAGTTGAGTTCTAAATTCCTGGCACCTTGTTACTCTGTTGAAACACAAACACCATCAAGAACAACAATTGGACAGAGAAGATATGAACATTCAAAACTGTATCGAACAAGAAAAGAACGAATTAAACGATTGGTTGGTAGAAAAATGAGCAGATCGTGTAGTACTCCTAATGTTTAA